From the Thomasclavelia ramosa DSM 1402 genome, the window CTTTTTCTAATCTTTCAATTATATAATAATTTTCTTTGATAACTTCTGCCATATTTAAATATGATTCTTTAATATCTAGTTTGATCAATTCATATCCATATTTTTCATCTAAATATTTTTTAATACGTTTAAAATCATTGATTTGTTTTTTGGCTAATGTAAGATCGTGATTTCTAATGATGTATTCTAAAGTAGCTTTTTCACAACCACCTTCTAAATGGTGAAGATGATTGAAACCATCATAACCATCAGTAAAATATGCTTTTTGCTGAGCTGGCAGCATGTTTTCAAATTCAATTGCAACATTGATTGCACTAACCATTTTATCTTTGGCATTTCCTGGGTGGATTGATTTTCCGGTTATTTCAACTTGAGCACTATATGCATTAAAGTTTTCATAATTATATTCTTCAATATCCCCACCATCTAAAGTATAGGCATATTTGGCTCCAAATTTATTAACATCGAAATTATCAGCTCCACGCCCGACTTCTTCATCAGGAGTAAAAGCAATTTTAATATCATTATGTTTGACTTCAGGATGTTCATACAAATAATTTGCTAAATCCATAATGATAGCAACACCAGCTTTATCATCAGCTCCTAATAAAGTAGTACCGTCAGTAGTGATTAAATCATGACCAACCATTTTCTTTAGACTAACAAATTCTTCAGGGTCTAAAGAAAGTCCTAATTCTTTATTGATTTCGATGATAGAACCATCATAATTATTGATTTTTTGAGGTTTAATATTAGTTCCGCTAGCATCTGGAGAAGTATCCATATGAGCAATAAAGCCGATGATATCCCCGGTACCACCATTCCCTTTAATTGTTCCATAAACAATACCGTATTCATCCAAATGTGCATCTGTGATTCCTAATTCCAACATTTCTTTAACTAATTCTTTTCCTAAATCTAGTTGTTTCAGCGTTGAAGGGGTAGTATCTGAGTATTCATCTGATTGTGTATCAATGCTTACATATTTTAAAAATCTTTCTTCAATATCCATATTATTTCTCCTTTAACCTAATACATTAATTATACTCATTATTGATAAATAGACAACTGTTGAGGGCTAAGGAAATTAATTTTTCTTACTTTAGTACCCTTTAAGTTTCTTTACTAAATAGAATTTCTAGTTTAAAATCATTTTATCAATTATTAAAGGAGAAGTTATGGCTAAATATTATGCAGTAAAAAATGGTCGCAAACCAGGAATTTATTCATCTTGGGATGAATGTAAGAAACAAGTTGAGAAATTTAAAGGAGCAATATATAAATCATTTACTTCATTAGAGGATGCAAAAGTATTTATTAAAGAAGAAAAGATAGAATTTGATGGGGGTTTAATTGCTTATGTTGATGGCAGCTACAATATTAAGACACATGAATATGGTTTTGGATGTGTGATTATTGAGGAACAAAAAGTAATCAAAGAAATGTATGGTAAAGGTGCTGATGAAAATTATGCTTCGATGCGTAATGTTGCGGGTGAAATTTTAGGCAGTATTTGTGCAATGGAATTTGCTAAAAACAATGGTTATAAACAAATTTGTATTTATTTTGATTACGAGGGAATTGAAAAATGGGCAAATGGTATGTGGAAAGCAAACAAACCAGGAACACAAGAATATCAGCGTAAAGTAAAAGAGTATCGTCAAGATTTAAAAATTGCATTTGTCAAAGTATTAGCCCATAGTGGTGATTTTTATAATGAAAGAGCTGATGTATTAGCGAAAAAGGCGGTTGGAATTAATGGCTAAGAAGATTAAACTAACAAAAACACAACAAAAGAAATTATTAAGATCATGGCTTGGAATCATAGTTATCTTGGCGGTAATTGGTTACAATTTTTATCAGCAGAACAAATCAATTCCCACAGGCGAACGATTTGAAGTAACTTTAGATAGATGTGTTGATGGTGACACAGCATGGTTCAATGTAGATGGTGAGAGTACAAAAGTTCGTTTTTTATATATTGATACACCTGAATCAACTAAAGAGATAGAGCCGTATGGTAAAGAAGCGAGCGATTATACAAAAACACAATTGACGAATGCTGCGAAAATCGAATTGGAATTAAATGTAGATGGTGATAGTAAAGATAAGTATGGGCGTTTATTAGCATGGGTCTTTGTAGATGGTGAATTACTTCAAGAACAAATTGCTCGTGAAGGTTTAGTTGAAAAGTTCTATGATTACGGATATGACTACACTTATAAAAATGAAATTATTGAGGCAGCAAATAGTGCTAAAAGTATGAGAAAAGGGATTTATTCTGAAAATTAAATTGTATGCGCTTTAATACAAAATTAAATAAATTATTGACTTGATAATAAATTATTGGTATAATTATCGCAGAAATCAATTAAAGTATGGTATTTATAAAAAAATTTTAATACCAACAAATTGTGTATAATCGTATACAATTTGCGGTTTTTGGGCGGAATCCCTAGGGGCTCATGGGGTTAGCGTGTAAAAAAATGTTTGAAATTTGATACATATTAAGGTATCCTAGTAGATATATAGTAAAGGAATAGGTGATTAAATGTTTAGGTATGTTTTAAAGCGGGTGCTCATTGGTATCGTAACACTGTTCTTACTTTCATCAGCAACATTCTTTTTGATGAAGGCAACACCAGGGTCGCCAATTAGTGGTGAAAAATATAAAAATGAAGCGGCACGCGAAATTGCGATTAAAAAGTACAATTTAGATAAGCCAGTATTTGAGCAATATACTCTATACATGAATGATTTGATTCATGGTGATTTAGGGGAAAGTATTGTTCGTCCTGGACGTGATGTAGGTACAACAATCTCACAAAGTTTCCCAGTTACAGCGAGACTAGGTGCAATTGCTTTTGCCTCAGCACTAGTGATTGGAGTTGCACTAGGTACTGCAGCTGCATTATCAAAACGTAAATGGCTTAACAATCTTTGTATGTTTATTGCAACAATCGGGGTATCTGTACCATCATTTTTGATCGGGGTACTTTTAATGATTGTTCTGGGGGTTAAATTGAAGCTGTTCCCATTTGTGGGGCTGACTTCACCGGCTCATTATGTTTTACCAGCCTTGTCATTGGCGTTTTATCCAATTGCCATGGTATGTCGTTTAACTAGAAGTAGTATGCTTGAAGTTATGCGTCAAGATTATATTATCTTAGCGCGGTCAAAAGGAACACCTTATAAAAAGGTCGTTATTAAGCATGCGTTAAAAAATGCATTGATTCCAGTTATTACATATGCAGGTCCTGCGTTTGCCTACATGTTAACAGGAAGTTTCGTTATTGAAACTCTATTCTCAGTACCAGGAATTGGACGAGAAATGGTTTCAAGTATTCAAACTCGTGATTATTCAATGATTATGGGATTAACAATATTCTTAGGATTCTTGGTAATTTCATTTAATATTATTACTGATTTACTATCAGCAGTAGTAGATCCACGAATCAAATTAAAATAGGAGGAAGCAAGATGGAAGAAAATAAGGTAATGAACATCGAACTTACTCCAGAAATGTTTGAGAAGTTAGATGATTCGAAAAAGAATAGCGAAAAAATCGCTTACGAAAGTAAAACATATATTGCAGATGCTTGGAATCGTTTCAAGAAAAATAAATTAGCATTGATTGGGTTATGCTTTTTATTGGTAATGGCAATTGGATGTATCTTTGTGCCAATTTTCTCATCATACACTTATGATGGACAAAATATGGCTAATACTTTCGCTGGTCCATCAATGGATCATATCTTTGGTACTGACCGCTTTGGTCGTGATGTACTGGTTAGGATTATGTACGGTGGGCGGATCTCACTTGCAGTTGGATTCTCAGCCGCAATTATTTCTTTATGTGTTGGGGTTACTTATGGGGCTATCGCTGGATATGCTGGCGGAAAAGTCGATATGATTATGATGCGTATCGTTGATGCCTTATATTCTATCCCAGATATGTTATACTTAATTATGATTACAGTTGTATTGGGTTCAAATTTCCAGTCGATCATAATTGGGATCTGTATTTCCTCATGGATGGGGATGGCTCGACAAGTACGGGCTCAAGTAATGACTTTAAAAGAACAAGAATTCTCATTAGCAGCCTTTGTTTTAGGAGCTAGCAAAAAAAGAATTTTATTAAAACACTTGATTATAAATAGTATGGGACCAATTATTGTTTCATTTACAATGTTAGTTCCAAGTGCAATTTTCTATGAAGCAACATTAGGATTCTTAGGTATCGGTTTATCAGCTCCACAAGCCAGCTGGGGGACTTTAGCTAATGATGCACGGGCGATGATCAGTTCACAGCCATTACAGGTTGTATGGCCAATTTTAGCAATCTGTTTAACTATGTTAGCTTTAAACTTTATTGGTGATGGTTTAGGGGATGCCCTTGACCCTAAGAAGAAGTAGGAGGGGAATTATAGAATGAAGATGTTAGAAGTAAATGACCTTACTACTGAATTTAGTACCGAAAATGGAACAGTTAAAGCTGTTCGTGATGTATCATTTTATGTAGATAAGGGCGAAGTGTTAGGTGTTGTTGGTGAATCTGGTTCAGGTAAATCACAAACAATGTTCTCAATTATGGGATTACTAGCTGGAAATGGTAGTGTAACTAATGGGTCAATTAAAATTGATGGTGAAGAAATAGCACCGACTCATTTTGATAGTCGTAAAAAATATGAAGAAACAATGGATCGAATTCGTGGTAATGATATGGCAATGATCTTCCAAGATCCAATGACTTTCTTAAATCCGACATTAAGAATTGAGACTCAATTAATTGAACCGATTATTAATCATAATCCAAAAATTTCAAAAAAAGAAGCACGTGATAAAGCGATTGATTTAATGCGTAAAGTAGGAATTCCTTCACCAGAAGATCGAATTCGTCAATATCCTCATCAATTCTCTGGTGGGATGCGTCAAAGAATCATCATTGCAATCGCTTTAGCGTGTGATCCAAAAGTAATCATTGCTGATGAACCTACAACAGCGTTAGATGTTACAATCCAGGCGCAAGTATTAGATTTGATTGGAAGTTTAAAAGATGAAATCGATTCAAGTATTATCATGATTACTCATGATTTAGGAGTAGTTGCTAGTATTTGTGATCGTATTGCTATTATGTATGGTGGTAAAATTGTAGAAACTGGAACTACTGATGAAATTTTCTATAATCCACAACATCCATATACAAAAGGATTACTTTCATGTATTGCCAATCCTGAAGATTTAGAGAAAAAAGAATTACATCCGATCCCTGGATCACCACCTGATTTATTAAATATTTCAGAAGGATGTCCATTCCTTGATCGTTGTGAAAACGCAATGAATATTTGTGTTGATCACATGGATGAGTATCGTAATTTTTCAAGTACTCACTGCAGCTCATGCTGGTTAAATAATCCATATTTGAAAAGGAAAGGGGAATAGACAATGAGTGAACCAATTTTAAAAGTAAAAGGACTTAAAGTTCATTTCCCAGTATCTGGTGGATTCTTAGCTAAAAAACAAGTTGTAAAAGCAGTTGATGGAGTGGATTTTGAGATTGCTCCTGGTGAAACTTTTGGCTTAGTTGGAGAATCTGGATGTGGTAAAAGTACTACTGGACGTGCTTTGGTTAAAATTTATGATCCAACAGAAGGGCAAGTCATTTTTGAAGGTGAAGATATTACAAAAATTAAAGGAGCTAAATTAAAAGAGTTCCGTCGTGATATGCAGATGATTTTTCAAGATCCATATGCAAGTTTAAATCCACGAATGACTGTTGGGGAAATTATTCGTGAACCAATGGATATTCATGGGGTTTATGATACAAAAGAAGAACGCGAAAAAAGAGTTCGTGAATTATTAGAGATCGTTGGTTTGAAACCAGATCACATTCGTCGTTATCCTCATGAGTTCTCAGGAGGACAAAGACAAAGAATTGGAATTGCGAGAACCCTTGCATTAAATCCAAAGTTTATTGTATGTGATGAACCGATTTCAGCTTTGGATGTTTCGATTCAAGCACAGGTTATCAATTTACTTGAAAAGATTCAAAATGAAATGGGAATTGCATATTTATTTATCGCCCACGATTTAAGTATGGTTAAACATATTTCTGATCGTATTGGGGTAATGTATTTGGGAAATATGGTTGAAATTGGGGATGCTGATGATATTTATCATGAGCCACTTCATCCATATACTCAAGCGCTGTTATCTTCGGTACCTATTCCGGATCCTAAGGTAGCACGCAACAAAAAACGTATCGTATTGGAAGGTGAGCTTCCAAGTCCGATAAATCCGCCTAGTGGATGCGTCTTCAGGACACGCTGTCCAAAGGCAACTGAGAGATGTGCACAAGAGAAACCAGCTTTAAAAACAGTTGGAAATCGTCAAGTGGCATGTTTCTTATATGAGAAATAGTTGAAAGGGGAAAAAACATGAAAAAACTATTAGCTTATGGTCTTAGCTTCTTAATGGCTCTAACTTGTTTAACAGGTTGTGGTGGCGGAAGTGAAGCCGATTTACGAGTTGCAGTAGGAAAAGACACTGCTGACTTAGATCCTGCAATCGTTGATGATTCAGTAACTGCTAACATTTTAGCGCAAGTTTATCAAGGTTTATATACACTTGATACTGATGGTAATGTAATTACTAATTTAGCAACTGATATGCCTGAAATCAGTGAAGATGGTCTTACTTACACAATTAAGATTTCTGGGGATACTAAATGGAGCGATGGAGAAAAAGTAAAAGCTTCTGACTTCGTATATGCTTGGAAACGTGCGGTAACTACTGGTGGTTACTACACACAATTTATTTGGCAATATATTGATGGTACTTCTCATATGGTAAAGGATAAGAAAACAGGTAAAGAAACTGACACTCCTTATACTACTATGGATGAATTAAAAGACTTTGGAGCAACTGCTTTAGATGATACAACTATTCAAATTAAGTTAAAATCTAAATGTGCTTACTTTACTTCTTTATTAACTAACACTGTATTCTATCCAGTTAGAGAAGATTATTTGAAAGAAAATGCTGAAGATATTACAAAATCTTCTTGGGGTAACAATTCTGATGTTCCTTACAATGGAGCATTCAAAGTAACTTCTGTAAACACTAAAGATGAAGTGTTATTAGAAAAAAATGATGAATATTATGATGCTAAAAATGTTACTTTAAATTCTATTTCTTTTAAAGTAATGTCAGATATGGATGCACAAACTAGTGCGTTTGAAAAAGGTGATTTAGATTTCGCTACTTCTTGTAACATTGATACTATCAATAGCAAGGATGAATTAAAGAAACAATCTTGGAAAATCGATCCTTTTGTATGTAACTACTACGTATTAATCAATGCTGGTGATGAAAATACAAGAGAAGAATTAAAAGATGCTGATATCCGTAATGCAATCGGATTATCAATTAACCGTGCTAATGTTTTAAAAGCATTAGGATATGGTGACAATGCTTATGAATTAAATGGATTAATTCCAAAAGGTATTCCTGGAGCAACTGGTGACTTCCGTGAAGAACAAGATGCTGTAGAAAAATTAGCTACTTATAACTTAGATGAAGCAAAAGCTATCATGACTTCTAAAGGTTATAGTGAAAGTAATATGTTAAAATTAACATATACTTACAATGATAACACTATGCATAAAAACGTTGCTCAAGCAATGCAAGCATCTATGAAAGAAGCTTATATTGATCTTACTTTAAGTGCAACTGAAGGTGAAGCATTCTTTGATGCTCGTGACAAAGGTGATTTCGAAATCTGTCGTCATGCCATGACTGCTGACTTCATCGATCCAATGGCTTATTTATCAATGTATGTTGGTTCAACTACTCCAGGTAACACAG encodes:
- a CDS encoding ABC transporter ATP-binding protein → MKMLEVNDLTTEFSTENGTVKAVRDVSFYVDKGEVLGVVGESGSGKSQTMFSIMGLLAGNGSVTNGSIKIDGEEIAPTHFDSRKKYEETMDRIRGNDMAMIFQDPMTFLNPTLRIETQLIEPIINHNPKISKKEARDKAIDLMRKVGIPSPEDRIRQYPHQFSGGMRQRIIIAIALACDPKVIIADEPTTALDVTIQAQVLDLIGSLKDEIDSSIIMITHDLGVVASICDRIAIMYGGKIVETGTTDEIFYNPQHPYTKGLLSCIANPEDLEKKELHPIPGSPPDLLNISEGCPFLDRCENAMNICVDHMDEYRNFSSTHCSSCWLNNPYLKRKGE
- a CDS encoding ABC transporter permease, with amino-acid sequence MEENKVMNIELTPEMFEKLDDSKKNSEKIAYESKTYIADAWNRFKKNKLALIGLCFLLVMAIGCIFVPIFSSYTYDGQNMANTFAGPSMDHIFGTDRFGRDVLVRIMYGGRISLAVGFSAAIISLCVGVTYGAIAGYAGGKVDMIMMRIVDALYSIPDMLYLIMITVVLGSNFQSIIIGICISSWMGMARQVRAQVMTLKEQEFSLAAFVLGASKKRILLKHLIINSMGPIIVSFTMLVPSAIFYEATLGFLGIGLSAPQASWGTLANDARAMISSQPLQVVWPILAICLTMLALNFIGDGLGDALDPKKK
- a CDS encoding peptide ABC transporter substrate-binding protein, coding for MKKLLAYGLSFLMALTCLTGCGGGSEADLRVAVGKDTADLDPAIVDDSVTANILAQVYQGLYTLDTDGNVITNLATDMPEISEDGLTYTIKISGDTKWSDGEKVKASDFVYAWKRAVTTGGYYTQFIWQYIDGTSHMVKDKKTGKETDTPYTTMDELKDFGATALDDTTIQIKLKSKCAYFTSLLTNTVFYPVREDYLKENAEDITKSSWGNNSDVPYNGAFKVTSVNTKDEVLLEKNDEYYDAKNVTLNSISFKVMSDMDAQTSAFEKGDLDFATSCNIDTINSKDELKKQSWKIDPFVCNYYVLINAGDENTREELKDADIRNAIGLSINRANVLKALGYGDNAYELNGLIPKGIPGATGDFREEQDAVEKLATYNLDEAKAIMTSKGYSESNMLKLTYTYNDNTMHKNVAQAMQASMKEAYIDLTLSATEGEAFFDARDKGDFEICRHAMTADFIDPMAYLSMYVGSTTPGNTVDDAKYEELVAAANAIDDKTERMNALHAAENYLVGEQHYVIPLFGYAEPYLMSSKVTGVTHSPEGHYQLAYAKVEK
- a CDS encoding viroplasmin family protein codes for the protein MAKYYAVKNGRKPGIYSSWDECKKQVEKFKGAIYKSFTSLEDAKVFIKEEKIEFDGGLIAYVDGSYNIKTHEYGFGCVIIEEQKVIKEMYGKGADENYASMRNVAGEILGSICAMEFAKNNGYKQICIYFDYEGIEKWANGMWKANKPGTQEYQRKVKEYRQDLKIAFVKVLAHSGDFYNERADVLAKKAVGING
- a CDS encoding thermonuclease family protein; amino-acid sequence: MAKKIKLTKTQQKKLLRSWLGIIVILAVIGYNFYQQNKSIPTGERFEVTLDRCVDGDTAWFNVDGESTKVRFLYIDTPESTKEIEPYGKEASDYTKTQLTNAAKIELELNVDGDSKDKYGRLLAWVFVDGELLQEQIAREGLVEKFYDYGYDYTYKNEIIEAANSAKSMRKGIYSEN
- the pepT gene encoding peptidase T — translated: MDIEERFLKYVSIDTQSDEYSDTTPSTLKQLDLGKELVKEMLELGITDAHLDEYGIVYGTIKGNGGTGDIIGFIAHMDTSPDASGTNIKPQKINNYDGSIIEINKELGLSLDPEEFVSLKKMVGHDLITTDGTTLLGADDKAGVAIIMDLANYLYEHPEVKHNDIKIAFTPDEEVGRGADNFDVNKFGAKYAYTLDGGDIEEYNYENFNAYSAQVEITGKSIHPGNAKDKMVSAINVAIEFENMLPAQQKAYFTDGYDGFNHLHHLEGGCEKATLEYIIRNHDLTLAKKQINDFKRIKKYLDEKYGYELIKLDIKESYLNMAEVIKENYYIIERLEKAMNSVGIQGFASPIRGGTDGARLTFMGLPCPNIGTGGDNFHGPFEFVSLTMMKQSVEILKELIKE
- a CDS encoding ABC transporter permease, whose translation is MFRYVLKRVLIGIVTLFLLSSATFFLMKATPGSPISGEKYKNEAAREIAIKKYNLDKPVFEQYTLYMNDLIHGDLGESIVRPGRDVGTTISQSFPVTARLGAIAFASALVIGVALGTAAALSKRKWLNNLCMFIATIGVSVPSFLIGVLLMIVLGVKLKLFPFVGLTSPAHYVLPALSLAFYPIAMVCRLTRSSMLEVMRQDYIILARSKGTPYKKVVIKHALKNALIPVITYAGPAFAYMLTGSFVIETLFSVPGIGREMVSSIQTRDYSMIMGLTIFLGFLVISFNIITDLLSAVVDPRIKLK
- a CDS encoding ABC transporter ATP-binding protein, yielding MSEPILKVKGLKVHFPVSGGFLAKKQVVKAVDGVDFEIAPGETFGLVGESGCGKSTTGRALVKIYDPTEGQVIFEGEDITKIKGAKLKEFRRDMQMIFQDPYASLNPRMTVGEIIREPMDIHGVYDTKEEREKRVRELLEIVGLKPDHIRRYPHEFSGGQRQRIGIARTLALNPKFIVCDEPISALDVSIQAQVINLLEKIQNEMGIAYLFIAHDLSMVKHISDRIGVMYLGNMVEIGDADDIYHEPLHPYTQALLSSVPIPDPKVARNKKRIVLEGELPSPINPPSGCVFRTRCPKATERCAQEKPALKTVGNRQVACFLYEK